The Raphanus sativus cultivar WK10039 chromosome 2, ASM80110v3, whole genome shotgun sequence genome includes a region encoding these proteins:
- the LOC108842416 gene encoding uncharacterized protein LOC108842416 isoform X1, whose product MRKNGNWVVLPLIFSCLFCGVSSVSAKPPPVKIVSGLVTNVASMLWKLLWSLHQTSTTTTTTTKSGVSSRSMVKYESGYNIETVFDGSKLGMEPYAIEVSPNGEELVVLDSENSNIHKISMPLSRYDKPKLVSGSHEGYTGHVDGKLKEAKMNRPRGLAIDDSGNIYVADTNNMAIRKISDDGVSTIAVGGRRTGGSKEEMMRLSNDFDLIYVSSTCSLLVIDRGNQMIREIQLHDHDCSHHEPETDLHLGTALLVAAAFFGYMFALLVRRVRSLFSSFRHDNKRHVAKPNMTMSPYQRYPRPVRQPLIPPQHEPENEEGFLGSLGKLVVKTGSSVSDMISGSRNVTHQQQSNQWPVQESFAIPEEDGPPGLEPRSCINQDKPYLRAQGTNQNRSCYQDYDQYQKQQKRNVNDTAPLEENREKNEFVFGAVQEQDGRREAMVIKAVDFNEAMNDQRNLRPRINYMGYSSHVY is encoded by the exons atgaggAAAAATGGAAACTGGGTGGTTCTGCCTCTAATTTTCTCGTGTCTCTTTTGTGGGGTGTCTTCAGTTTCAGCTAAGCCGCCTCCTGTTA AGATTGTAAGTGGACTTGTGACAAATGTAGCATCAATGCTGTGGAAATTATTGTGGTCTCTTCATCAAACATCtacaaccacaacaacaactaCGAAATCTG GTGTTTCCAGCCGTTCAATGGTGAAATATGAAAGTGGATATAATATAGAGACAGTGTTCGATGGAAGTAAGCTTGGGATGGAGCCTTATGCGATTGAAGTTTCCCCTAATGGAGAAGAGCTTGTTGTCTTGGATTCCGAGAATAGTAATATCCACAAAATTTCCATGCCTCTTTCCAGAT ATGATAAACCAAAGCTTGTCTCTGGTTCACACGAAGGCTACACAGGACACGTGGACGGCAAGCTCAAAGAAGCTAAAATGAATCGTCCTAGAGGATTAGCTATAGACGACAGTGGAAACATCTACGTCGCCGATACTAACAATATGGCCATACGCAAGATCAGCGACGACG GAGTCTCAACTATCGCCGTTGGAGGAAGACGTACCGGTGGATCTAAAGAGGAGATGATGAGACTCTCTAATGACTTTGATCTGATCTATGTCTCTTCAACCTGCTCTCTCTTAGTCATTGATCGTGGAAACCAAATGATTAGAGAGATTCAGCTTCACGATCACGACTGTTCTCATCACGAACCAGAAACAGATCTTCATCTTG GAACCGCTTTGCTCGTTGCTGCTGCGTTTTTTGGATATATGTTTGCGTTATTAGTACGTAGAGTACGATCATTGTTCTCTTCGTTTCGTCAT GATAATAAGAGACATGTAGCTAAACCGAACATGACAATGTCTCCATATCAACGTTATCCAAGACCGGTTCGACAGCCATTAATCCCACCTCAACATGAACCGGAAAACGAAGAAGGATTTCTCGGTTCGCTTGGAAAGCTTGTGGTGAAAACCGGTTCTTCCGTTTCTGATATGATATCCGGTTCAAGGAATGTTACTCATCAGCAGCAATCAAACCAGTGGCCGGTACAGGAGAGCTTTGCTATACCGGAAGAAGATGGACCGCCGGGTTTAGAACCGAGATCATGTATAAATCAGGATAAACCCTACCTTAGAGCACAAGGAACAAACCAAAACCGGTCTTGTTACCAAGATTATGACCAATACCAAAAGCAGCAGAAACGAAATGTGAACGACACAGCGCCGTTAGAAGAGAACCGAGAGAAGAACGAGTTTGTGTTTGGGGCAGTTCAGGAGCAGGACGGTCGACGAGAAGCCATGGTGATCAAGGCCGTTGATTTCAACGAAGCCATGAATGATCAGCGAAATCTACGGCCTAGAATCAATTACATGGGATATTCTTCTCATGTTTACTGA
- the LOC108842417 gene encoding uncharacterized protein LOC108842417, with amino-acid sequence MGLQSFPISEMDTTDDMHEAMFAKRGCCFFLPSCLGSPQPSSHGGSVWWQRIRTVDKLEPDDRWWISGWNKMREWSEILAGPKWKTFIRRVGRSQCCGGGSGDGGGNRPDQVGFRYDSWSYSLNFDDGEQTGRFDDEFPYRDYSMRFTSPSLPVSTKCSIDFDNENYAPPQLIK; translated from the coding sequence ATGGGGCTTCAATCTTTTCCCATCTCTGAAATGGACACAACCGACGACATGCACGAAGCGATGTTCGCGAAACGAGGTTGCTGTTTCTTCCTCCCATCATGTCTCGGATCACCTCAGCCGTCTAGTCACGGAGGATCCGTATGGTGGCAGCGAATCAGAACCGTGGATAAACTCGAGCCCGACGACCGTTGGTGGATCTCCGGGTGGAACAAGATGAGGGAATGGTCCGAAATCTTGGCCGGTCCGAAGTGGAAAACGTTCATCCGACGCGTCGGCCGGAGTCAATGCTGCGGCGGTGGCTCCGGAGACGGCGGTGGTAATAGGCCGGATCAGGTTGGTTTCCGGTACGATTCTTGGAGCTACTCGTTGAATTTTGATGATGGTGAGCAGACGGGTCGTTTCGACGACGAGTTTCCTTACCGTGATTACTCGATGAGGTTCACGTCGCCGTCTCTGCCGGTCTCCACCAAATGCTCCATTGATTTCGACAACGAGAACTACGCGCCGCCGCAGCTGATTAAGTGA
- the LOC108821964 gene encoding mannosyltransferase APTG1: MGLYSAYYKPFNFSPACVLPTMEIRKRRNADGDGDGAASANGGDGRDSSTVSSKSIRVTRSTRRIFMFCLAFRVVNALLIQTYFNPDEHWQSLEVAHRTVFGYGYMTWEWKRGIRSYLHPMLFAFLYKLLHLTALDTTPYLMSKAPRLLQSVFSALGDLYFYKLSHALYGDNVASWSFFCQLANWFMFFCMNRTFSNCLETVLTIMGLYYWPCIRDSSKDHPVNRKLGLVIAALACAVRPTSAIIWLYVGTLELFLTPNKVKFVVLEVIPIGSLVLGLTCLLDRLMYGSWVIVPLNFLKFNFLSSGGDYYGTHPWHWYFSQGFLVMLFTFTPLSVAGMIKSKNHKLSALILWVLTIYSLLGHKEFRFVLPVLPIALIFSGYALAQMEASPSSITKKKQVPRKKWSPKLTLSVLFLLLTNIPMALYMSLFHQRGTEDAMNYLSEEAYKGRVKSILFLMPCHSTPYYSTLHSNIPMQFLDCTPSEEKGQVDESDRFMMDPLGFVSELAGNWSERPSHIVMFASEEIKLRDFIIQHSFREVKRFFHAHFKVDRDLQSSVVVYANIED, encoded by the exons ATGGGCCTTTACTCAGCCTACTATAAGCCCTTCAACTTCAGTCCGGCCTGCGTCCTACCCACGATGGAAATAAGGAAACGGAGGAACGCCGACGGCGATGGCGACGGTGCGGCGTCAGCTAACGGCGGCGATGGTCGGGATTCGTCTACTGTTTCTTCCAAATCAATCCGAGTAACGCGATCCACGAGGCGGATATTCATGTTCTGCCTGGCGTTTCGTGTGGTGAACGCGTTGTTGATCCAAACTTACTTCAATCCAGACGAGCATTGGCAATCCCTCGAAGTAGCCCACCGTACCGTCTTCGG GTATGGTTATATGACATGGGAGTGGAAGAGAGGAATACGAAGCTATTTGCATCCCATGTTGTTCGCTTTCTTGTATAAACTTCTTCATCTCACGGCTCTTGATACTACTCCCTACCTTATG AGCAAAGCCCCACGTCTTCTGCAATCCGTATTTTCAGCTCTTGGTGATCTCTATTTCTACAAACTCTCCCATGCTCTCTATGGGGACAATGTTGCAAGTTGGTCT TTCTTTTGTCAATTGGCAAACTGGTTCATGTTCTTCTGTATGAACCGTACGTTTTCGAACTGTTTGGAGACTGTTCTTACCATCATGGGGCTCTACTACTGGCCTTGTATTAGAGATTCTTCAAAGGACCATCCCGTGAACCGAAAGTTGGGTTTGGTCATAGCGGCTTTAGCATGTGCCGTAAGACCAACAAGTGCTATCATATGGTTATACGTTGGGACGCTTGAGCTGTTTTTGACGCCTAATAAGGTCAAATTCGTTGTCCTAGAGGTGATCCCGATTGG GTCTTTGGTCCTCGGCTTAACCTGTTTGTTGGACCGTCTGATGTACGGGTCATGGGTCATTGTGCCTCTTAACTTTCTCAAGTTCAATTTCCTTTCATCTGGTGGAGACTATTACGGAACTCACCCATGGCACTGGTACTTCTCCCAGGGATTTCTTGTCATGCTTTTCACTTTCACACCACTCTCCGTTGCTGGAATGATCAAGTCTAAGAATCACAAGCTTTCAGCTCTCATTTTATGGGTTTTAACGATTTACAGCCTACTCGGACACAAGGAATTCAG GTTTGTGCTGCCTGTGCTACCCATTGCTTTGATATTCTCTGGCTATGCACTTGCTCAAATGGAGGCATCACCATCATCAATAACTAAAAAGAAGCAAGTCCCTCGAAAGAAGTGGTCTCCTAAACTAACACTTTCAGTCTTATTTTTACTTCTGACCAATATCCCAATGGCATTATACATGAGTTTATTCCATCAG AGAGGGACCGAGGATGCGATGAACTATCTATCGGAAGAAGCATATAAAGGGAGAGTAAAGAGCATTCTCTTTCTCATGCCATGCCATTCTACTCCCTACTATTCTACTCTCCATAGTAACATTCCAATGCAATTTCTGGACTGCACGCCAAG TGAAGAGAAGGGACAAGTTGACGAGTCAGACCGATTCATGATGGATCCTTTAGGTTTCGTATCAGAGTTAGCTGGAAACTGGTCAGAGCGGCCTAGCCACATTGTGATGTTTGCATCAGAAGAAATAAAACTCAGAGATTTCATAATCCAACATTCCTTCAGAGAG GTGAAAAGATTCTTCCACGCGCATTTCAAGGTTGATAGAGATCTTCAGTCCTCAGTGGTCGTCTATGCTAATATAGAAGACTGA
- the LOC108842414 gene encoding potassium transporter 8, protein MDLERLSPRNQVKKESWWTVLTLAYQSLGVVYGDLATSPLYVYKSTFAEDIQHSETNEEIFGVLSLIFWTLTLIPLVKYVFIVLRADDNGEGGTFALYSLLCRHARISSLPNFQLADEDLSEYKKNSGDNPRNLKAKGWSLKNTLEKHKFLQNMLLVLALIGTCMVIGDGVLTPAISVFSAVSGLELSMSKEQHQYVEVPVVCAILILLFSLQHYGTHRLGFLFAPIVLAWLLCISTIGVYNIFHWNPHVYKALSPYYIYKFLKKTGKRGWMSLGGILLCITGSEAMFADLGHFTQLSIQIAFTFAVYPSLILAYMGQAAYLSRHHVLESDYRIGFYVSVPEKIRWPVLAIAILAAVVGSQAIITGTFSIIKQCTSLGCFPKVKVVHTSSKMHGQIYIPEINWTLMLLCLAVTVGFRDTKHISNASGLAVITVMLVTTCLMSLVIVLCWRKSSLYALAFIFFFGTIESLYFSASLIKFLEGAWVPLALSFIFLLIMYVWHYGTVMRYEFDVQNKVSINWLLTLFGSSNLGIVRVRGIGVINTELVSGIPAIFSHFITNLPAFHQVVVFLCVKSVPVPHVKPEERFLVGRVGPKEYRLYRCIARYGYRDVHKDDVEFEQDLICSIAEFIRSDKAFDESIDQENESGTNERLTVVAASSSNLEGVQIYEDDAEQSEVIVVAAAEAQVPSPRVRKRVRFVLPESARIDRSAEEELTELTEAREAGMAFIMGHSYVRAKSGSSVMKKMAINFGYDFLRRNSRGPCYGLSTPHASTLEVGMVYIV, encoded by the exons atGGATCTCGAGCGTCTGAGCCCAAGGAACCAAGTTAAG AAAGAATCTTGGTGGACGGTTCTGACATTAGCTTACCAGAGCTTAGGTGTGGTCTACGGAGATTTAGCAACTTCACCATTGTACGTCTACAAGAGCACTTTCGCCGAAGACATCCAGCACTCTGAGACAAACGAAGAGATCTTTGGTGTTCTGTCTCTCATCTTCTGGACATTAACTCTAATCCCGCTAGTCAAGTACGTCTTTATTGTTCTTCGTGCCGATGATAATGGCGAAGGTGGGACTTTTGCTCTCTACTCTCTACTCTGTCGCCATGCTAGAATCAGCTCTTTGCCTAATTTCCAGCTCGCCGATGAGGACCTTTCTGAGTATAAGAAAAATTCCGGGGACAATCCGAGGAACTTAAAAGCCAAAGGGTGGAGTTTAAAAAACACACTTGAGAAGCATAAGTTTCTGCAGAACATGTTGCTTGTTCTTGCTTTGATTGGGACTTGTATGGTCATTGGTGATGGTGTTCTCACACCTGCAATCTCTG TTTTCTCAGCAGTCTCTGGATTAGAGTTATCCATGTCCAAGGAACAACATCAAT ATGTGGAGGTGCCTGTAGTCTGTGCCATACTGATACTCTTGTTCTCGCTACAACACTATGGAACACATCGTTTAGGCTTTTTGTTTGCTCCCATTGTCCTTGCATGGCTTCTCTGCATAAGCACCATTGGTGTATACAACATCTTCCATTGGAATCCTCATGTTTACAAAGCATTGTCTCCTTATTACATCTACAAGTTCCTCAAGAAAACTGGTAAACGCGGCTGGATGTCTCTCGGTGGCATCCTTCTATGCATAActg GCTCGGAAGCTATGTTTGCTGATCTAGGACACTTCACTCAGTTGTCAATACAG ATTGCGTTCACATTCGCTGTTTACCCTTCCTTAATCCTTGCATACATGGGTCAAGCTGCTTATCTGTCTAGGCATCATGTTCTCGAGAGCGATTACCGGATTGGATTTTATGTTTCAGTACCAG AGAAAATAAGATGGCCGGTTTTGGCTATTGCTATTCTGGCTGCTGTTGTTGGAAGCCAGGCGATAATCACGGGAACATTCTCCATCATCAAGCAATGCACTTCTCTAGGTTGCTTCCCTAAAGTCAAAGTCGTGCACACATCTTCTAAAATGCACGGCCAGATTTATATCCCGGAGATCAACTGGACTCTCATGCTGCTATGCTTGGCAGTGACTGTAGGTTTCCGGGACACCAAACACATAAGCAATGCCTCAG GTTTGGCGGTTATTACCGTTATGCTAGTAACGACTTGTCTAATGTCACTTGTAATAGTCTTATGCTGGCGCAAAAGCTCACTCTACGCGCTagccttcatcttcttcttcggaACAATAGAATCTCTCTACTTCTCAGCTTCGCTCATCAAGTTCCTCGAAGGCGCGTGGGTTCCTCTCGCCTTATccttcatcttcctcctcatcATGTACGTCTGGCACTACGGAACCGTCATGCGTTACGAGTTCGACGTCCAGAACAAAGTCTCCATCAACTGGCTCCTCACGCTCTTCGGCTCCTCTAACCTAGGGATCGTCCGTGTCCGCGGTATCGGCGTGATCAACACGGAACTAGTCTCGGGCATCCCAGCGATCTTCTCTCATTTCATCACTAACCTCCCTGCGTTCCACCAGGTTGTTGTCTTCCTCTGCGTGAAGTCTGTCCCCGTCCCGCATGTTAAACCGGAAGAACGGTTTCTCGTTGGAAGGGTCGGACCGAAGGAGTACCGGTTATACCGGTGTATAGCCCGGTATGGATACCGCGACGTGCATAAAGATGACGTTGAGTTTGAGCAAGACCTTATCTGCAGTATAGCAGAGTTTATACGTTCGGACAAAGCGTTTGATGAGTCCATAGACCAAGAAAACGAATCTGGAACCAATGAGAGGCTCACGGTCGTGGCTGCTTCCTCATCAAATCTCGAAGGTGTACAAATCTATGAAGACGACGCAGAACAATCGGAGGTGATTGTGGTGGCGGCAGCAGAGGCGCAGGTTCCTTCTCCACGAGTGAGGAAAAGGGTACGGTTTGTGTTGCCGGAAAGCGCGAGGATAGATAGGTCAGCGGAGGAGGAGTTGACGGAGCTGACGGAGGCGCGTGAGGCGGGGATGGCGTTTATAATGGGGCACTCGTATGTGAGAGCGAAGTCAGGTTCGAGtgtgatgaagaagatggcTATTAACTTTGGGTATGATTTTCTGAGGAGAAACTCGAGAGGTCCTTGTTATGGTCTGTCTACTCCTCATGCTTCTACTTTAGAAGTTGGTATGGTTTATATAGTGTGA
- the LOC108842416 gene encoding uncharacterized protein LOC108842416 isoform X3 has product MVKYESGYNIETVFDGSKLGMEPYAIEVSPNGEELVVLDSENSNIHKISMPLSRYDKPKLVSGSHEGYTGHVDGKLKEAKMNRPRGLAIDDSGNIYVADTNNMAIRKISDDGVSTIAVGGRRTGGSKEEMMRLSNDFDLIYVSSTCSLLVIDRGNQMIREIQLHDHDCSHHEPETDLHLGTALLVAAAFFGYMFALLVRRVRSLFSSFRHDNKRHVAKPNMTMSPYQRYPRPVRQPLIPPQHEPENEEGFLGSLGKLVVKTGSSVSDMISGSRNVTHQQQSNQWPVQESFAIPEEDGPPGLEPRSCINQDKPYLRAQGTNQNRSCYQDYDQYQKQQKRNVNDTAPLEENREKNEFVFGAVQEQDGRREAMVIKAVDFNEAMNDQRNLRPRINYMGYSSHVY; this is encoded by the exons ATGGTGAAATATGAAAGTGGATATAATATAGAGACAGTGTTCGATGGAAGTAAGCTTGGGATGGAGCCTTATGCGATTGAAGTTTCCCCTAATGGAGAAGAGCTTGTTGTCTTGGATTCCGAGAATAGTAATATCCACAAAATTTCCATGCCTCTTTCCAGAT ATGATAAACCAAAGCTTGTCTCTGGTTCACACGAAGGCTACACAGGACACGTGGACGGCAAGCTCAAAGAAGCTAAAATGAATCGTCCTAGAGGATTAGCTATAGACGACAGTGGAAACATCTACGTCGCCGATACTAACAATATGGCCATACGCAAGATCAGCGACGACG GAGTCTCAACTATCGCCGTTGGAGGAAGACGTACCGGTGGATCTAAAGAGGAGATGATGAGACTCTCTAATGACTTTGATCTGATCTATGTCTCTTCAACCTGCTCTCTCTTAGTCATTGATCGTGGAAACCAAATGATTAGAGAGATTCAGCTTCACGATCACGACTGTTCTCATCACGAACCAGAAACAGATCTTCATCTTG GAACCGCTTTGCTCGTTGCTGCTGCGTTTTTTGGATATATGTTTGCGTTATTAGTACGTAGAGTACGATCATTGTTCTCTTCGTTTCGTCAT GATAATAAGAGACATGTAGCTAAACCGAACATGACAATGTCTCCATATCAACGTTATCCAAGACCGGTTCGACAGCCATTAATCCCACCTCAACATGAACCGGAAAACGAAGAAGGATTTCTCGGTTCGCTTGGAAAGCTTGTGGTGAAAACCGGTTCTTCCGTTTCTGATATGATATCCGGTTCAAGGAATGTTACTCATCAGCAGCAATCAAACCAGTGGCCGGTACAGGAGAGCTTTGCTATACCGGAAGAAGATGGACCGCCGGGTTTAGAACCGAGATCATGTATAAATCAGGATAAACCCTACCTTAGAGCACAAGGAACAAACCAAAACCGGTCTTGTTACCAAGATTATGACCAATACCAAAAGCAGCAGAAACGAAATGTGAACGACACAGCGCCGTTAGAAGAGAACCGAGAGAAGAACGAGTTTGTGTTTGGGGCAGTTCAGGAGCAGGACGGTCGACGAGAAGCCATGGTGATCAAGGCCGTTGATTTCAACGAAGCCATGAATGATCAGCGAAATCTACGGCCTAGAATCAATTACATGGGATATTCTTCTCATGTTTACTGA
- the LOC108842418 gene encoding uncharacterized protein LOC108842418 — MASIAASSTFHSFSTTKSPNLSSTHLLPLSKNLTFRTKPIGTSRVCSFTKHNNRLGLKKLSSLGEGGVEAVAVADEEQQQQQQETVSVPVSPSDMLTMFFQADGTLNEAAIPNVTKALQDMDGVSNLKVQVSEGVAVVELSKQTTVQATGVASSLVETIQGAGFKLQTLNLSFEDEDEVLV, encoded by the exons ATGGCGTCGATTGCAGCTTCTTCTACTTTCCACTCGTTTTCAACAACCAAAAGCCCTAACCTTTCTTCGACCCATCTCCTTCCTCTCTCCAAAAACCTCACCTTTCGAACCAAACCCATCGGAACCAGCAGAGTTTGCAGCTTTACGAAACATAACAACCGCCTTGGGTTGAAGAAGCTTTCGTCCCTTGGCGAAGGAGGAGTAGAAGCCGTCGCAGTTGCAGATGAAGAGCAGCAACAACAGCAGCAAGAGACTGTCTCTGTCCCTGTCTCTCCTTCAGACATGCTCACCATGTTTTTTCAG GCTGATGGAACTTTGAATGAAGCAGCTATTCCTAATGTGACAAAGGCCTTACAG GACATGGATGGAGTTTCCAACTTAAAGGTTCAAGTTTCTGAAGGTGTTGCCGTTGTTGAG CTATCAAAGCAAACAACGGTTCAAGCAACAGGAGTGGCGTCAAGCTTGGTAGAGACTATACAAGGAGCTGGCTTTAAGTTACAAACCTTGAACCTGAGCTTTGAAGACGAAGATGAAGTTCTTGTCTAA
- the LOC108842416 gene encoding uncharacterized protein LOC108842416 isoform X2, translating into MLWKLLWSLHQTSTTTTTTTKSGVSSRSMVKYESGYNIETVFDGSKLGMEPYAIEVSPNGEELVVLDSENSNIHKISMPLSRYDKPKLVSGSHEGYTGHVDGKLKEAKMNRPRGLAIDDSGNIYVADTNNMAIRKISDDGVSTIAVGGRRTGGSKEEMMRLSNDFDLIYVSSTCSLLVIDRGNQMIREIQLHDHDCSHHEPETDLHLGTALLVAAAFFGYMFALLVRRVRSLFSSFRHDNKRHVAKPNMTMSPYQRYPRPVRQPLIPPQHEPENEEGFLGSLGKLVVKTGSSVSDMISGSRNVTHQQQSNQWPVQESFAIPEEDGPPGLEPRSCINQDKPYLRAQGTNQNRSCYQDYDQYQKQQKRNVNDTAPLEENREKNEFVFGAVQEQDGRREAMVIKAVDFNEAMNDQRNLRPRINYMGYSSHVY; encoded by the exons ATGCTGTGGAAATTATTGTGGTCTCTTCATCAAACATCtacaaccacaacaacaactaCGAAATCTG GTGTTTCCAGCCGTTCAATGGTGAAATATGAAAGTGGATATAATATAGAGACAGTGTTCGATGGAAGTAAGCTTGGGATGGAGCCTTATGCGATTGAAGTTTCCCCTAATGGAGAAGAGCTTGTTGTCTTGGATTCCGAGAATAGTAATATCCACAAAATTTCCATGCCTCTTTCCAGAT ATGATAAACCAAAGCTTGTCTCTGGTTCACACGAAGGCTACACAGGACACGTGGACGGCAAGCTCAAAGAAGCTAAAATGAATCGTCCTAGAGGATTAGCTATAGACGACAGTGGAAACATCTACGTCGCCGATACTAACAATATGGCCATACGCAAGATCAGCGACGACG GAGTCTCAACTATCGCCGTTGGAGGAAGACGTACCGGTGGATCTAAAGAGGAGATGATGAGACTCTCTAATGACTTTGATCTGATCTATGTCTCTTCAACCTGCTCTCTCTTAGTCATTGATCGTGGAAACCAAATGATTAGAGAGATTCAGCTTCACGATCACGACTGTTCTCATCACGAACCAGAAACAGATCTTCATCTTG GAACCGCTTTGCTCGTTGCTGCTGCGTTTTTTGGATATATGTTTGCGTTATTAGTACGTAGAGTACGATCATTGTTCTCTTCGTTTCGTCAT GATAATAAGAGACATGTAGCTAAACCGAACATGACAATGTCTCCATATCAACGTTATCCAAGACCGGTTCGACAGCCATTAATCCCACCTCAACATGAACCGGAAAACGAAGAAGGATTTCTCGGTTCGCTTGGAAAGCTTGTGGTGAAAACCGGTTCTTCCGTTTCTGATATGATATCCGGTTCAAGGAATGTTACTCATCAGCAGCAATCAAACCAGTGGCCGGTACAGGAGAGCTTTGCTATACCGGAAGAAGATGGACCGCCGGGTTTAGAACCGAGATCATGTATAAATCAGGATAAACCCTACCTTAGAGCACAAGGAACAAACCAAAACCGGTCTTGTTACCAAGATTATGACCAATACCAAAAGCAGCAGAAACGAAATGTGAACGACACAGCGCCGTTAGAAGAGAACCGAGAGAAGAACGAGTTTGTGTTTGGGGCAGTTCAGGAGCAGGACGGTCGACGAGAAGCCATGGTGATCAAGGCCGTTGATTTCAACGAAGCCATGAATGATCAGCGAAATCTACGGCCTAGAATCAATTACATGGGATATTCTTCTCATGTTTACTGA
- the LOC108822465 gene encoding uncharacterized protein LOC108822465, translating into MASNTLKDLNTLPATDKMNECKPSLAKPCVGKTNGKSEDRPLPSSAALDPTSAVETEKATVEVEYIESENLDNVDDADALLKTVVAGLDSKDWVSVCEALNNVRRLSIFHKEAMLHLLDKVIPLVVKSLKNPRSAVCKTACMTSADIFTAYNNDITDLLDSLLTQLLLKSSQDKRFVCEAAEKALTSMTKYVSPTLLLPKLQPCLKNRNPRIRAKASSCFSRSVPRLGVEGIKEYGIDKLVQAAASQLTDQLPESREAARTVLLELQTVYEKAHPIIIKHETSSSSPEEEQAPEAEPITWEIFCQSKLTALSAQAVLRVTNVVAVTAREGLVTAGSSSSSQL; encoded by the exons ATGGCAAGCAATACCTTGAAAGATTTGAATACTCTTCCTGCAACTGACAAGATGAACGAATGTAAACCAAGCTTAGCCAAGCCTTGTGTTGGCAAAACGAATGGCAAGTCTGAAGATAGACCTCTACCGAGCTCCGCTGCTTTGGATCCTACTAGTGCTGTGGAAACAGAGAAAGCTACTGTGGAAGTTGAATATATTGAATCCGAGAACTTGGACAATGTTGACGATGCTGATGCTCTTCTCAAG aCGGTTGTAGCTGGTCTTGACTCCAAGGATTGGGTATCAGTCTGCGAGGCTCTTAATAATGTTCGTCGGCTTTCAATATTCCACAAAGAAGCAATGCTGCATCTGCT CGATAAAGTGATCCCACTCGTCGTGAAATCACTGAAAAATCCAAGAAGTGCGGTGTGTAAAACCGCATGCATGACATCTGCAGACATCTTCACCGCGTATAACAACGATATAACAGATCTGTTGGATTCTCTG CTTACTCAACTCCTCCTCAAGTCTTCCCAAGATAAAAGGTTTGTCTGCGAGGCAGCAGAGAAAGCTTTAACATCAATGACCAAGTATGTCTCCCCAACTTTGCTGTTACCAAAGTTGCAACCTTGTCTCAAGAACAGGAATCCTCGGATCCGTGCAAAAGCTTCATCATGCTTTTCAAGAAGTGTTCCCCGACTG GGTGTTGAAGGTATTAAAGAATATGGAATCGACAAATTGGTTCAAGCAGCTGCGTCTCAGCTTACCGATCAGCTCCCCGAATCCCGCGAGGCTGCGCGGACCGTCCTACTAGAACTTCAGACTGTTTATGAAAAAGCTCATCCTATCATCATCAAACATgagacatcatcatcatcgccaGAGGAAGAGCAAGCCCCAGAGGCAGAGCCAATTACTTGGGAGATCTTCTGCCAATCAAAGCTGACGGCACTTAGCGCACAAGCGGTGCTTCGTGTCACCAATGTTGTAGCAGTGACTGCTCGGGAGGGTTTGGTCACTGCAGGTTCATCGTCTTCATCCCAGTTATAA